DNA sequence from the Halorussus limi genome:
CGGCCGGGATCCATGGTACCGGGTTGAGCGCGGTGATACCGCACCGATTCTCGTGACTCCGATGAGCCGGTCAGAATTTCGCGCCATACTCAACGAAACCAACGCGCGGCACCTGAACAATTACTACGGGGTCTACCCGGACGCTACAATGAGCCGGCAAGGTCAGAGGGCATTACTGGCGTATTTGAACTACGTCTTCGCTGATAACGGGGTTTCTCAGTACCGACGGCAACTCGTAGGCGGGTTACAGAAGTTCGAACCAGGAGACGTCGGAGAGATTCCAGTCATTGACCCACGAGAGCAGCCAGACGATGTCGTCGCTACGCTTGCAGAGTGTTTCGATGAACTCCGGGAAGCGGCGCGATGCAATCAAGATGAAACGGCGGTGATCGAACGAATTGATACGGTGGTCCGACGCCTACAGTGATATTCGAGAATACTGGTCTGCGCAATTGAGGACGTCAGTACTCACATCGAGATTGAAGGAATGAGTAACGTGATTAGAAGCGTAGTTCCGTGGGTATCATCTCATCTGTTTCGGTGGTTCTGTAGATCAGTTTGTACACCCTGGAACTTGCACGCAGCTACTTACTCGCAACGGTACGCAGGTACGTATTGAGGTACATACGCATGTACATGAGTACGTACATTGCCGTGTACATGACCTCGACACTGGGATTTTGAAGGGCTGTCTCTTTGTCGACGATGATGCTCCGGCTGTCGGTCCTCAGGACGGTCTCGGTGGTATCAACACACGCGTTAGTTCCGGATAGGCTCACGTCGGCCTACCGACAGTGACCGCGGTTCTATGCAGTCAAGGATGTGTTTCTGGATCGGCGATCCGTTGGCGAGTTCATCACGATTAGTTCTTTCCGATGTACCTGGGTCGCTTCACCGGATTACAAACATTCCATTGTCGAGAACAGGGTGAACTGACCTCCGCCTCCAAATCCACTAATGCTCGGGATGAGGCCGAGTGTCACGACTGCGGACAACAAGCTGTCTGGGCGAATTTCATTTCGAGCACTTCGGAGTCACGCGTTCTCATCGATTGTGGTGATAAGCCGGGAGCTGAGGGTGAAGTTCCGTACTTGCAAATCCCAGAGGCAACCCCGATTGTAGACCTCGATGCAGTCGTGCTCACTCACGCCCCCGATCAGACGAGCTCACAGACTTCTATATGTTGATGCGTTGCTGTACAGTAGTATTCCACGAAAGTCATACAGTAGACTGAGAAGACTAGCCGAACAGCCGAGAAAGGAATCCACCGGAGTTGTCTGTATCAGACGCGTCTTCCATCTTAGCTGACTGCTCGGTATCTGTGCCGGTTTCTGCTGTCCCGTTCAGGAGTTCGTCGACGGAGTACCCGATCCACTCGGCGAACTCCTCGGGTGCACCGATGTAGACGCTCGTGGACGACTTCTCGGACATGAAGCGCTTGGGGAGACGCTTCTCGTAGTCGTACACCTCGTACTCTTCGCGGTCGAAGTCAGCCGTGATGGCATTCGGTTCCGGCTCGAACGTGACGCGACCGCCCTGAATGTCGCGCTGCCACTTCAGCCGCCCCGTGTCGTACGTCTTCTCGGCCGGCTCGTCAGCGGGGAAGTACTCGGGTTGCTCTCGACCAGCTTCGTCGTAGAACTCGCGGACGATGCGGCGGACGTCTTCGATAGTGCCGTTCCCGTCAGTCCACGGTCGCTCGGTGAGCATCCGGCGGGCCACGTAACTGAAGATCGGGTTCTGCCGTTCCAGCACGTCCGAAAGGTCTTCTTGCGCTTCGCGGAAGCCCGGGTCCTCCGGGTTGGAGGGGAAGGAGACGTCCATGCTCAGGATTTTCATCCGGTTCCGGAACTCGGATTTCGGAAGCGCGTCGTTCGTCGTGAAGATGAGGCACGGCTGATCGACGCTGGTCGGCGTCCAGTCGCCCCAGTAGTTCCGAATCGGGCTCCACCGTTGAATCTTCTCTTTCTCCGCGTCGATGATTGCGTACGGGAAGCACGTGTCCCACTCGCGGACGCCACGGACCTCCTTGACACCGACCTCGTCCGCGTCGACACCGGAGATGACCGTGTTGTCGGAGACGAGGCGAAGAATGTACTCGGTGAGCTTGTCCTTCCCTGCGTCGCTCTTTCCTTCGATGTAGAGATGTTGGAGGACGTTATCCAGCGTCCGCGACGGTGACGAGAGGGCTTCAGCGTACTGGTTGGCGAACGGAGCCCAGAACCCGTAGAGGAACGCCTCGTACATCTGCGCCATTACTGCGGTCTCGGACTGCGTGTGGCCGTGGTTCTCGACGGTCTCGATGTAGTGCTCGATGGTTTCGAGGCAGTGATCCAGGACTTCGGGCGTCGGCTCGTCGGTGGCGACGAGAATCATCTCGTCGTCTTCGCCGATCACGACCTGCTCGGCCTCCGGAAGGACGGACATCGTCGGGATGGCCGTCGATTCCTTGACCTGGTTGTTGTACGCGCTCAGCGGCGCGGTGATGCTGTGATCTTCGACGGTCGCACCGCGGTCACGGAGACCGGCTCCGAACTCGTCTGCGGTATCCTTGTCCACCTTGCTGGTTCCCATCCGGATCTTCTCGTCGGGGGCGCGAACCCGTGGCCGGTCGAGCGTATCCGTCAACCCCGTTTCGTGATCCGACTCCACGAGGCCGACATCCGGCGACTCGTCACTGTTCTCGTCCTCGCCAGACTCTTTCTCACCTGTCTGAGCGTCCGGTTCGACGACGTTGCGGTCGGCGTTCTCGGGTTCTTCGACGAACGCGACCGTCTCGTCAGCCTCCTCGGGGTCGTCGACGACGGCGGTGACCTGGTCGGCGACGTCTTTCAGGTCCTCGACGGCGTCTTGATTCAGTGCGGCCGTGTCGCTCACGTCGAGGTCGCCCGCACCGACCCAGTACTCGATGCGGTTCTCCCGCTCCTCCGGCGAATCGGCTTCCTCCAGCGCTTCGACGAGCCCTTCGAGGAGCGTCTGGTCGCTGTACCCCTCGCGGTACTCGTCGATGAACCGCTCGAACTCCTCGTCCAGCTCAGTCCCGACCTCAGTCGTGAAGACCGAGATTTGGTTCGTGTGGTACTCCCACGAGTTCCGCGAGAGGTTCGCCGACCCCTGTACGAGCTTCACCGTGTCGTCCGGCATGACGATCCGGTAGATCTTCGAGTGGACGGTCTTCCGATTCTTCAGTCGAACGGTGAGCCGGTCGTCTTGCCGAAGTCGGACGAGAGACCTGGCCGTCGAGACTTCGCTCACTTGGTCTGCGTAGTCTTCGGCGTTCCCGATGAGTACGTCCAGCGACCCGATGTCGTACTCGGTCAGCATCTTCACCATCAGCTCGGGCGTCTCCGCGTACGTCACCGCATCCACGTGACGAGCGCCTTCGAACAGGTCGAGGAAGTCGTCTCGTTCTTTCACCATCGCCAGGCGGTACTTCGCAGCACCCGATCCGTAGAACTCCGGCATATCGGCGAACCTGTCGAACGAGATATTCGCTCTCAGTTCGTTCATAAAGGAGGAATTCACCTAACACGAATAAACCCCTGCCACAGAGTGATAGGGTGGTGCACTCTATCCGTACCCGGAGACACTTACCACTCCTCGCTGTTGAGAAAATCATGCCGACGATTACGATTGAGCGAGAAGACGACTGGTTCGTGATTACGGACGAAGAGACCGGAGTGACGACGCAGGGAGAGACGAAACTGGAGTCGTTGCTGATGTTGGCTGATGCACTCGCTGGCTACGAAGACGCAGATGAAGACCTGCTAGCGATGGCACTCGACGTGTTCGTTCCCGAACCGGAGGCCGAGGAGTTGGTCGCTGAATTACGCGGTGACGAGTACGAGCCTCCGAATGTGTCTGAGGAACAGATTCGGAAACAACGTGATGCTACGTTACGACTGGCGAAATCCTACAGGACTACGGACTACTCGGATACGGATAATCTTGAGATGCTGTATTCGCTATTTAATGACTAAATTCTCGGTTTCTTAGCCCTGCTGCTGGCTAATCTACGCGAATCTCCTGAGAAGCGGTTGCCAAAGTCGAGTGGAATGACGGAACCTCCGTTAGATCTAATCTATCGTCTTCCGTAGTTCCGCATACCAGTTCGTACATACTGAGACGAGTACATATCTGCCTACTCATTGGTGTTCGCCAGTGGGTACTGAGGTACCTGTGTATGTACCTGAGTACGTACTTAGCCGTGTACATGACATCGACGATGGGATTTTTGGAGGGCGATTGTTTGTCGAGGGCATTGTTTCGACGGTCGTTTCAGGCAGTCTCTGCTGTCACAATATTCCCGGCAATTCCTGATGGGATTCCGCCAGATAGCCCGCTATCGGTACCGCCAGAAGGAGATGTGGTTTTCTAGTATCACTTTTAGGCCGGTATCGATATTTCGTTAACGGCCAGACGAGGGTATCTCCTTCCGGGAAACGGATCACTTCACGGGATTACAAACATTCCATTGTAGAGACCGGTAGTGGCGTAGGATCGGTTACCGTATTCCCCAAACAGAACTTACAGACCCTGGATAGGGCGATTATCCGGGGAAGGATACATTCGATGGAAGCACCGAAAGTGGTTGATTACGAGGGTATTTAGGTAACCGGTCCATTTCCCGGTGTGCTTCGATGCCAGACCACCAACCAAAATCGATCACGGACGCGCTTGCGGAGTCGCTCGGTGATGACGCGAGCAGAGTACAGAGCGATCTCGACGAGTTCTACAACTGGATGCTGACGAAGGGGAAGAACCCGAATCGACGACAGCCGCTGTCATCGTCGCTGTCGGAGAACTACCACGCACGTGTTGACCAAGTCTTCAGGTTCGTCATCGACCGCTTTGACCCATCGGACAAGACGGAACTCACGCACGACCAGGCGGATCTGATCGTCAAGTGGTTGGACCGCGACGAAATCCGTACCCAGAGTGGCGATCCGTACTCGGAGACGAGCAAGCGGAAGTTCGCTGATGCGCTCCAGAAGTACTTCGCGTGGAAGCACGACCAGTACGGGGCAGAGAAATGGCGGCCGCGGATCAACTTCACTGACGGTGAGCACGAACACGCCGACAAACTAAATTTCGAAGAGCGCTGGCAGGTTCTCCAAGCGGCGAAGGAGTACGGGTCGCTGCCGTCGTACTACGAGACGTCCGAGGAGGAGCGCGACAAGATCGATAGCCTCGTCGCGCAGCGACTTGGGAAACCGAAAGCCGAAGTCACGAGGAAAGACTGGGAGCGCGCGGACACCAGCAACAAAGTTGCTTCGCTCATCGCCGTGGCCCTGGAAACGGGGATCATCCCGGTTGAGGTCGAGCGGGCGCGTACGGACTGGTACGACGCGAAGCGGAACATCCTCAAAATCACGAAGGAGGACGCCGGGAAGGACCGGCCGACGACGGAACTCCCGCTCACGGATGAAACCGGCGAACTGATGGGCAAGTGGTTGCAGGAGCGCCGTCACTACGAGAAGTACGACGGGACGAATCGCCTCTGGCTCAACCGCGACGGGAACCCGTACAGTTCGAAGAACCTCTGCTACCTGCTCCGGCGGCTCTGCGACGAGGCGGGTATCGACCACGAGCACCGCAACATCGTGTGGTACAGCCTCCGACACAACCTCGGGCAATCCATCGAAGAGACGGAAGGCGTCTCACAGGCCCGCGACCAGCTCCGCCACGAGCACATCGAGACCACGAAGAAAACCTACGGCGAGTCCACCATCGAGAGTCGCCGCCACACGCTCGAAAAAGTGAACGAGACCGCACGACGGGCAGTAGAAGACCCGGAGTTCAACCCGTACGCGGACGAGACACAGCAACCGACTCGGGAGGACACGCCACAGGAACCCGCTCGGAAGACCCAAAACGAGACATCGGCCCCCGCAGCAGAGACTCCTCCTACGCACATCGACGCGGTCATCGACGACACTCAGGAGGACCGCGCCGACCTCGCTCAGAAAATACTGTCCGAAGAAATCTGACCGGGCCTGCTCGGCGTCCGTTTCTCAGCCCATCCGGTCTAGGGCGTTCTGACGGTCCTCTACGGGCGCTTGGTCGTACTTCATAGTTGTTTCAGGGCTTTTATGTCGGAGTTGAGCTTGAGCTGCAGCGAGGTCTTCCTCCCTGGTCATGTAAGTACCAGTGGAATGACGTATAGAGTACCAACTCATCTGCCGGTTTTCGTATGGGATGTCGGCCTGATCGCAGAGCCGGCGAAGGACCTTTCGCAGTGAAGCTGACCCGTAGGTGTTGCCGAACCGAGTCAGCCAGAGCTTGTCAGTGTCGTCGTACGTCGGGTCGTTCTCGCGCTGCTCAAGCCAGCGGTCGAGCGTCTCGGCCGTCCGGTCCTGAAGACCGACGATCCAGTGGCCGGTGTTCTTCGAGGACTGCTCCTTCGGGATGCGCAACACGGCGTTCTCGATATCGACCCAGCCCGTCACGGCACGCTCCACTTCGATGGGACGCAGTCCTGCGTCGAGACTCACCGAGACGAGGCTCGGGATCTTCCAGCCGTTCGCCTCGTCCCAGTCCTCCGGCGTCACTTCGGATTTCGGCTTCTCGAAGCGCTGGGCGAGGTAAGCCTTCCACCGGTCGCGCTCCTCGGAATCGAGGCCCTTGTACGACGGGACGCTTCCGTATTCGAGCGCGGCTTCCCGAATCTGGCCGCGTTCCTCACGTGTCAGGTAGTCGCGCGGCGTGGTCGTCTTGTGGCCGGTACTGAAGGACAGCTCCGGGTCCCACTCGTCTAACCCGTGTTCGTGTTCGCGCCACTTGTACAGCATCAGCAGCGCCTTCCGGCAGTTGTCCTTGTGGGCGTTGCTGTGGTCCTGCTTGGCGAGCCAGGTCAGGTACGCGTCGGCGTGGTCGTGCGTGACGTTCGTCGTATACCCGTCTTGGTCCCACACCCACCGGTAGAACTGGTCCATTCGGTGGGCGCGGTTCTTGACGGTAGTGCGTGCGTAACCCTCGGCCTTCTTGGGGTCTTTCCCGAATACGAGCAGCCATTCGAGGCACTGCTCGCGCTGGTTGCGGTAGTCGATCTGTTGGCGTTCGTTGAGGAGTTCCGCGGAGGGTTCGGGGACGACTGTAATCCCCTCTAGAGGGGTCGTTGCCTCGTCGGCGTTCTTCATTGCCTGCCACCTCGCGGGGAACCCAGGTGCTTGCCCGTCGATTTCACCCAATCGCCAGACGGCGTGGGGTTCAGTACATCTAAGGTGCTTGCCGCCGCTATATCGCTAATCGCAAGACGGCGGCGGGTTCGACCGGTCCATCGAAGGTAATTGCCCGTGAACATGCGTTGGTTTCACCGTTGTTCACGGACGAAAACTGCATGACGGGAGAAGGATGGGAGTGCTCCGTCAGGGATTTGAACCCTGGTCCTTGCCGTGAGAGGGCAAGATGATTGGCCGGACTACACCAACGGAGCGCGTCTGCATT
Encoded proteins:
- a CDS encoding tyrosine-type recombinase/integrase translates to MPDHQPKSITDALAESLGDDASRVQSDLDEFYNWMLTKGKNPNRRQPLSSSLSENYHARVDQVFRFVIDRFDPSDKTELTHDQADLIVKWLDRDEIRTQSGDPYSETSKRKFADALQKYFAWKHDQYGAEKWRPRINFTDGEHEHADKLNFEERWQVLQAAKEYGSLPSYYETSEEERDKIDSLVAQRLGKPKAEVTRKDWERADTSNKVASLIAVALETGIIPVEVERARTDWYDAKRNILKITKEDAGKDRPTTELPLTDETGELMGKWLQERRHYEKYDGTNRLWLNRDGNPYSSKNLCYLLRRLCDEAGIDHEHRNIVWYSLRHNLGQSIEETEGVSQARDQLRHEHIETTKKTYGESTIESRRHTLEKVNETARRAVEDPEFNPYADETQQPTREDTPQEPARKTQNETSAPAAETPPTHIDAVIDDTQEDRADLAQKILSEEI
- a CDS encoding tyrosine-type recombinase/integrase, which translates into the protein MKNADEATTPLEGITVVPEPSAELLNERQQIDYRNQREQCLEWLLVFGKDPKKAEGYARTTVKNRAHRMDQFYRWVWDQDGYTTNVTHDHADAYLTWLAKQDHSNAHKDNCRKALLMLYKWREHEHGLDEWDPELSFSTGHKTTTPRDYLTREERGQIREAALEYGSVPSYKGLDSEERDRWKAYLAQRFEKPKSEVTPEDWDEANGWKIPSLVSVSLDAGLRPIEVERAVTGWVDIENAVLRIPKEQSSKNTGHWIVGLQDRTAETLDRWLEQRENDPTYDDTDKLWLTRFGNTYGSASLRKVLRRLCDQADIPYENRQMSWYSIRHSTGTYMTREEDLAAAQAQLRHKSPETTMKYDQAPVEDRQNALDRMG
- a CDS encoding type II toxin-antitoxin system HicB family antitoxin produces the protein MPTITIEREDDWFVITDEETGVTTQGETKLESLLMLADALAGYEDADEDLLAMALDVFVPEPEAEELVAELRGDEYEPPNVSEEQIRKQRDATLRLAKSYRTTDYSDTDNLEMLYSLFND